tttttagaGTGGGATTCTGAACAGTCAATCACTTTTGGGTAGTACTaccttataaaattatttcagtTACAAAAGTATAGTATTAGAAATATACAAATGAATTAAAACTAATTTATAATTGCCAAACTTTTACCttttgatttaatttatttcaattttttttaaattgttacaACTAGATAATGAAACCACGTCATTCTCTCCTACCTAAAAGTTTTGATCGCTCCATTTTGAAGGAGTTCTATTTGTTGTCTGATTGGTCGTTTAAAAAATGAGATTTACATGGAGTCTGGCAATCTTAAGAATGGCAGATTGGAGAGACCGCGAGATTTAAATTCAACgtcaaaagtataaaaaatcattattataaaTGTTGTGATCCACTTTATGGAtagatatattataatatttacacgaataatcattttaacGCATCAGCgaatcataattttttcgaaagcATGCTTGCAAATTTCGTAACCTCAAAATGGCGGGATATTCATATTGACACTCTATCTTggatttataatattttacttacaTATTTGTCTAAAACTGAAtgctgttttttaaaataatacaaaaacttTTCCTAAGGTGCATCACtacattaataataatgaatttaGTAGGCTTCCGATTTTCAATTCAAATCTCCCGGTCTCTTAAATCTGCTATTCTTAAGATTGCCAGACTCCATCTAAACGCAGTCTCGAGTTTTCGAGCGCAATAGCGTATGAATAAATTTCAAACCTCATAGAGTGAACTTTcggaataaaataattttttttcttccaaaTAGGGTAGCCTGAACCTTAGTCTATTAAAttagttcatatttgcacgcGTATCTAACTTTGCATTTAacctttaaaaatgaaaaatcagaaaaaacaaattaaaatggGCGTCTAAAATCATAGTGTCACTAAGAATGATAAGATCTGCTTTTTGTGGCAGTATCGAGTTCTTTCACTTAAGGGCCCTCGGGAGTATAGTTTTTCAAGCGTTGTAGCGACGTTTCTGAAACGTTGCTCACAACGATTGAGAAACGTTTTAACAACGCTTCTAATACGTTTTggaggaataaataaaaaaatttggtaaGTTTATACACGTTTTGGCAACGTTTTGGCaacgttttaaaaactttGTGAACATCGTACCAATGATTGCAGTTACACGGCCATCATCTAGGTGGTGTCTTTTAAACCACTAGTGAAATCGTGCTCTGGTGTCTACATAGGAAAGTGTAGCATTTAGGGTGGTAGGGTGGGAATTCTCAGGAAAGGTGGTAGTAGAAAGATATtactttgaatatttttaacttaattcAAACCtaagaaacgttttagaaacgTTCTGACAACGTAACTTTTCCAACTAAAGCGGACATTTTCACGTTTTAGAAACGTTTGTAAAACGTTGAGAAACTTCAAATTTAACGTTCCATGGTTTCAAATTCAACGTTTGAGAAACGCTTCGTGCTATGTGGGACAATGAGCGAGAAATATAGCGGTACCTTGCATCCTATTGATTCAACCGGTGCACCGATGACGCTGAAAATTATATATGTTATTGATATACCCTTTCTGCGGGAAAGCGAGTTTATAAGCTTCCGTTGATTCTATAAATTACaaagtatataattatttagtttatCGACGTTTCGAGGTTAGTATAAACTAGCGCGCCACGCACGGCCTTACGGCCGCGTTTTGCGCATAAGGCACgaccgctgacgctcgcgcttcgcgttcgtaatgcctgtcggtgcttatacagtattatcctgttttttttcaatattgttgtcaaagttttgattggcGGTCATCAACATTATCAtcaaaactactggaaaattagtaacttatttgtatttgtatcaattatttatttttgtttgtagatattcttaaaatatatcttatttttattttattctgttgtaatttcagataaataatacaacacttttgtatcgcagttttcaagaggaagtaaacaaaaggatgatatttcgtttgtaggatttcaattagaatattagaaaattgattgtttaggtaTTTGGCATAGTTTAGAGGTAGAGGATGTAGTAGGctacttagagcttttcttcaatctaagcaattttttttattgattttaggtttttctagttcagtatatacacttgaattttgaaagtgaattgtactgattcagcttaaaagatttaattaatatagcgtacgtcgttatatgatgccaatttacacggattgtattcggcgattaggtatttcctaaattatgcattttttataatttaattaaaaaagtggtttaattttgtatatatgtatgagataaaggccaaaatataactttcagcttttaataataaaggaaaattgctgaaaataattgggttggATGGGGTATGTTGCAccgaaattattattgaatttatgtatcaaaaaatcgcttttagggtagtgtatgtcaaaaagtgttaaaaaaaaaaatgtttgccacggtaagaagttgtattttgaaaatgtttacaagttttacatttaacatattcatgtaaaacgtaaatccgtaatgttttatggcaaataattggtttttagctgtaaaaatcgattttgggctgtaaactcgagttataagcattttcatgatttgatgtcaatagaaaaaagttgtattttaaaaatttctacaacttttacatttaatattttaatgtaaaacgtaaatccgtaatgtttgaTGGTAAATAATTgagtttttagctgtaaagaATCGATTTtgagcattttcatgatttgatgttaaGGGGATAAAGTTGTATTGTTCAAAGATCTATAACTTTtccatttaacttttttttgtagaatacTTAGAATTCAACTTAGAGctaaaaaaccgtttttagcgatttttggaggtgaccgcattctgcgtatacgtgcaggatcaagcccaaaataaatctgtcagcttagtattacgaggggagttcgcacacaaatttttagcccgattgattaaagtctttccgagataatcgcatcgcaggaaaatttttatttaaaaaacgcttaaaaatcgaacaaattgtgcccgcatttcaaaacgacgtagaggatcgggataaaaaaaatagttttttagcttttgcaaaaggagacttctcctaaaatttcagcccggtcgaaaattgcgtgagatatcgcatctcacacatttttcgcacacgaaactataaggcacttccgtgtcgcagtcgtgcctaaaaaacaaaagaaatatGTTGTTTATACACTTCGTCCTGACAGCTTCAAAAACGATAaacttaaataattatttttgattcaCTAGGGTCACGAAAACTTATAAGCTCGCTACCCCTCAGAAagggtatatcaaatattaacacacacacacacacacacacacacacacacatatatatatatatatatatatatatatatatatatatatatataattttcagCGTCAGCGGGGCACCGGTTGATTCAAAAGTTGTGATATgcaaccctggtagaaacacTCAGCATCAGTTGGCGAATCGTTGGCCAAATTCGTAATTAAAAACGACATGCCAtggttatttttttactatcgggtatatataaaaaatttcccCCGTAAACATGTTATAATGTAGATGCTTTCACTAATTACCAAAGAGCTAGACCATTTATAAGAAATGCAGATATtcattttggaaaaaatgcaTCCATTTGATTAACACGTTAACCAATCAAAATAGTTAATTCTACCAGGGAAGGTATCGCTATATTTCTCGCTTattgtatagctatatatacactcCCGAGGGCCCTTCAGAACTGATATTGAATCAATACATAaggttgaaggaagctacgtgctaaAGAATTGGCAGCCGGTTTTAAAGAATACGAATACAATGCATAATGTTATTTTAGATGTATATGGTAATGCAAATTGACAGCTGCAGTATAGTAGGTCTTCTGTACAACTCAAGTAAGGTAATAAACCTGCATTGGATGAAGTGAATTTCTGCATTATCGACTGCTGTGATATTTTGAATCATAGCTAGCTATGATAACTGCTATACTGTATATCATTCATCTATCTATAGATGGATTGCCACTCAATTGTAATAAAGACCAAATTTATTAACAAGGGGACACCAAAGCCCGTAGGTAGCCAATCctgttcaaattttttgttgatAAATAACTTAAGATATTTGTAAGGTTTCCATCCCATGGGTTTCACCGTCGAGGATAAGCTTTATATTCTTATATAGTCGTCGCTTTGTACAAATACTATTTCAGTTCATAATTTCCAGCGAAAACTAGCACAGCTGAAAATGTTGAGGAAAGAGTAGCACAGATCAATTATGCCGCGAAACGAATACAGCTCAGGGATGAACCAGCGATTGGGGTACTAAGAGTTGTGCTACTGTTGGTAGAAATTTTGAACAGTGCTAGTCATCGTACGAAGTAAAGATATAAGAAGACAATATCTTTCCCCCCTTATGAAGACTTGCACAATTTGAGTTTTCAACAAAGACCTTTTTTGTAACGATAACGCTATAAAAACTGAGTCGTGCTAGTCTTTGTTGGAAATCcaagttgtgctagtcttcatAGGCAAGCGACGATGTATACGATACGTTCTTCGTGATGATTTGTGACATTATTCTTGTACTATTTTCTATAATTTAAGGAAAAAATCAGCGACTATTTCAGCTAAATGGGATTGATTAGCATTTCCAAAACTTAAAAGATTAATAGTACTATGCCCATTTTCTTGTATgtttcgtttttatttatttcgtatatttattcaagtgtCTTAATTCAATcagaatataaaatattacataCTCTTCAAGTTTATCGGTCCACCAGTAATGTAAAAGGTATTAGTTGATTTTGTAAAATGTTAATACACCGAAATGATTgttaaaattacattttcaaGTTTGTTTTgcaaattgagaaaaaaaactgtAAAGTTGGTTATCATATCAGaacatgattttttatatcgaGCTTTTAATAAGATGAGttaatttaagaaattttaaataaataaaaataaataataaaattaacgtGCATCACTTGTCGTAAGTGAGTTTTTCACATTCTTATTCTTATAGGTCTGCTGCCTTCTTTACGTAACTAAgatacttgtatacgttcgtATAAACGTCAGGATAGCctttggcacatcgaatgccTCCAGAGACGACTCCAATTACAAAACCATCTTGAACTAATGGGCCACCACTGTCACCCTAAAAATCGCGTATCGAAAATTAGTATAATGATTATTCTGTACAGTAAATTGTTCATTTAGCACAAATTTTCGAACTTCATTGAAATATATTAATGCAAATCGTTAGCttctaaattgtaaattaaaatttaattacatttttcataaaaatgtatacttcTTAATGTAACAAAATGTTTCTTACACTGCAGGAACCTTTTCCTTTCTTTACGAATGTGCAGATGTGAGACTTGTGTACTCTAGCAAACGATGGCATCATAGACTGGCATTTTTCGTAACTAATTATGGTCAAAGTAAGTTTCTGAAGAACGTTCGACACAGGAGAATAAGGATTAAGCATGGTACCCCAACCTGATACCACAGCCTTAGATTCAACTTTCACATCTTTGATTGGTAGTTTGACAAAACCAATAAGATCAGACAATTCCACTTCAGTTTTCAGCTaaacaataaaacaaaaacgacATTCCAATATCAAACAAGATAATtcattacatttaaaaaagtacGATATTAATATTTCATGCATTATTTATGCAGTGTTTTCGCAGCATACActgagaaaacaaaaaataattgtaccCTAAAAAATGAGAAAACAATAAATGATTATATCCTGAAAAGTAAAACGTAAAATTGAATTGCGCTTCCGATTGAATACTTTTTGTCAGTCTGCAAGAGAAGCTCCTTGGATACACATTGAGCTTCGAAAGCaagctaaaaaaattattaagtgCAATGCgtatgcgtgcgtgtgtgcatgTTTCTGTGCGCCAGTGCGTGTGCACTCGCAAaaatcaatatatatatatatatatatatatatatatatatacatatacatatacatacacacacacacacacacacatatatatatatatatatatatatatatatataatgaactGAACTATCGAAAACTGAAATGATTATCGTTATCTCTATAGTTAAAAATGACTCCTGTAATTCGAGGGATTTTttactgagagagagagagagagagagagagagagagagagagagagagaatttggcgtcaaaagaaaaaaagaatttttgttcTTATTTGACATTATTCATGATGTTATTATAATACCAATAAATCATACCGAAAACACTCCAATGTCGTACATCCAGGCGTTGCTCTATCACGGTAATCTGGTTGCATAGATTTATCGCTGACTTGGTACGTTTTTCCACCGCTGGTCAAACTATCGGTACCCACTATAGTAGTGACATAGCCAAAAAAGACTTTTTTCGAAGCCATGACACAGTGAGCGGCAGTAAATACATGCTTTTTTGCTAATAAGGGCGCCACCACAAAAATGTTTGCCATTTCTGCGTAAAGAAACTTGATATGGAAATTCACCAATATCTGCATTTTCTGCTCCAACcaatttttctgtttcttCAGCCTTTGCACCTAGATTTTTTTAGATctgaaatataataatatttttaagaaattgcTTTATATACATTTGTTAACTGAACTAATTTTCAAAGTGTCCATTGAATTTTCTCGAGCATTACACGTGGTAAATCTGTCATCTGATAAAAATtcaatgtatatattttttatgttatttttggTCTTTTGACACAATGCCTATGCCGATTTAGTTACATTCGCTATACATCATATTTTCATTTGAAATCTTATAACCATTTAACAAAGAACTTGAAAATCGCGCAGGAAAacgaaataatataaaaataatttttattttacaaaatatttgaaaaattgaaaaacctAACTTTATTGCTAGCGCTGACTATTGCTAGCAGAACAATTTACTTTCCACTCTCGTGATTAGGAtatagtacaataattttaaaatttcatataaaCTTACCAAGTGCAAAAATCGCAACCAGAAGTATACAAAGTTTACATTATGATACCTGCACCCTGGTAGAAGAATTAGCTTAGGCGTTGGCTTGCTTAGTAAGAATAACCTTATTTCTTTCGTTAAAATAGACCAATTTTAAGCTTATAATGATTTAATATGCGTGGCGAATGAGATTATAACCTATATAAAGTGCAGCGAAAGAGACAATAAATAAGAactccataaatatttatgaaaataagTCCAGCTTtgctactcgggggtttttacggtcgcagaacacgaatatcgtgaCGGCAACGCTCTCctaggtacctggtgcccagggtggacagtatcacgtcgtctcctggagttttttgggaatttaataataattaagtgAAATATGTTACTCACGGATTTCTGGGACCACTGAGCATGGATATATATGGTGCTATACTTAAGATAATCCCAGGAGACGATGTTGTGTATTCAGTGACCTCAAAAACCCCCAATCAATGAATCTCGACGAAATATGTCGTTATTTCCCGTGAAACtccaggagacgacgttgatactgccAACCCTGGGCGCAGGGTACCTCGAGGAGAGTTGCCGTCgctatattcgtgttcagcgacctcgaaaacccccAATCAACGAGTCTCGACAAAAAATGTCGTTAATTTTCCGTGAAactctaggagacgacgttgatactgcccaccctgggcaccaagTACCTGGGGGAGTATTGCCGTCGCGATATTCatgttcagcgaccccaaaaaccccctAGTAACAAAACTACTTTCTCTCATCAATATTTACCGCATTTGTTTGCTTTGctgcattattatttacatttgaGCTTACGTATCTcttctttaaaaacaatatgAGCAAAAAAACCTTATTCTTGCGTTAAAACGATGTCGCTGTTAGCCAATTATAACCCAATATTCTTGGCTTAGATAAGCTAATTCGACACTTATAAGCTTATTTTTGGGTTAAAATTGGTTgcgatttctaccagggcagaTGACGCATAAATCAGAGGAATAGGTCATTAGGTCATTTTACTCAAGTTTCAAACTTGAGCAATAGTTCTAGCTCAAATGGAATACGCTAATATTTACTTCAGTTGATTTATCATAAACTATAGCAGCATCTATTTTCCAATAATGTTCGAGAAAGAGCAGAATCAGTCAGTTCCGTACCTCTAATTAAAATGGGGGGAAGGATTTCACCcaaatgctaaaattttagatgAAAGTGTAAATAAAAGGCGaaactttcaaaatttcttgttttttttttaatgtttgtctcaaaaccaattatttgttGTTATATTGGCTCTTTTAATTTACGTTTCTACCTTTTTGTACATAGGAACTTTTAACGGCTTGATTAAAAAAACCGCTACTAATTCATTggtacgtagcttcctccaactaaatttataggtccaatcaataaaatattgttttaatataaaatatatcttcctgctaatgtatgaggtggtttttgatacataatttaatatataagttttggatggttcattgtccaaaagtttgccgacccctctgtttttttattatagataaTACAAACactgccgtcaattttttttcacagaaatttacgcatgtttacatgtgttcctaaccaacctaaccaacAAAACAATaggctattcattagataggtcgctcgcgcaattttcgagaaaacgatttttacattttagctctttagttgaaaaccgctcgactaaatcgtttaaaattttagcagcagatagcttttttatggtgaatcaccaaataaaattttgaagcatttaactacattgttttagagatataaggaatcgaaaaattaaaaaaaaattgaaaccttgatatcttacgaaccataggggtttgaaagctgtgcaatgaacttagttaaacacataaaatatctactttttctcccgaaatctcaagtccaataaggcctttttgcgtccgtaatcgaggcacaaaaaaaactcatttttttcagttttcgatttattagtgaaaaaataagtagtcaaatcactttaATGGGGTATAGTTTGATATGTGACCCATTGACAtactttttttcgcgaggttatgatgtttggttttagagatatgaattaaaaaaaaatcagctttttcattttatctgccgaacaaagcagtcgatcccgaggacggAACAAGGAAAAGtaagtaattttattctctttcaaatgcattatagctgaattgtttgtaacaatacgatgattgaaaaaaacgcaaaatagtgttattcaaatatcaaaaaatggccataaaaaagtagttaagaaaattaaaaaaaaactgttttccccgaattcagaatccaaaaatagatatacatgtcaaattttattaatattgacCGAATATGATTAGTACGTTAATACAGTCAAAAAATAACTTTGACTCACCCGTGTTGTAAAAGTATACGATCCTCATGAACATAAATTAATCTGAAATCTTTTTGTCAAAATTAAGGCATTAAATCATACCGAGGCTTCAAGTGATTTCTTAGTTTTGAAAAGAGCGATATTTATGATACGATGTGgcgtaaacctcgatttacTGCACGCTCGTGCACAAATGCACTGGCTAAATCTCGGTTTACGCACGTTGTGTCATAAAATAACGTATGATACTAGGGGGTAAAGGGATTTCACCCTCGTGGGGACTTATCACCCTTGCTCCGCTCGGGCGATAACGTCCCCACGAGGGTGAAACTACTTTAACGCACTAGtatcataatatactattccATTATTTTGGGTAGGGTGATTGTAGATTCATTATCAAAaaatcctctcttaaaaaaatgatggcctttgttgtgaaacatttaatacgtgattctgattggttgctggctttaaattcataaccctcaaaacagtcataacgcgtaaccctggtagaaatgtttgaggtgtttaaaatgaaatgtggaaaccttgataacagataaaatatatgtaatataactaacaagaaattttagtaaaaattaatcattaccaagagtgtgtatagtattacaacatgtgtattgaaaagtggcaccctaatCCCATTTGTAGTAGTAATAAaatgtgtgaatattattttgttttttgaaatgtcagtgagaagtt
The sequence above is drawn from the Nasonia vitripennis strain AsymCx chromosome 4, Nvit_psr_1.1, whole genome shotgun sequence genome and encodes:
- the LOC100120861 gene encoding chymotrypsin-2-like, translated to MYDIGVFSLKTEVELSDLIGFVKLPIKDVKVESKAVVSGWGTMLNPYSPVSNVLQKLTLTIISYEKCQSMMPSFARVHKSHICTFVKKGKGSCSGDSGGPLVQDGFVIGVVSGGIRCAKGYPDVYTNVYKYLSYVKKAADL